A window of Calorimonas adulescens contains these coding sequences:
- the srlA gene encoding PTS glucitol/sorbitol transporter subunit IIC, producing the protein MDVLANFAQGFIGVFQEGGKTFVGFLSGIVPTLVTLMTAVNALVKFVGEERVNRWGEAAGRYTILRYTVMPIMAMFFLTNPMAYTFGRFLPEKYKPAFYDAAVSFCHPITGLFPHANPAELFVYMGIAQGIQQLGLSIGGLAVRYFIVGIIVIFIRGVVTERLTLRMMRQQGIEI; encoded by the coding sequence ATGGATGTGTTGGCAAATTTTGCACAGGGTTTTATTGGTGTATTTCAGGAAGGTGGAAAGACATTTGTTGGATTTTTAAGTGGGATAGTTCCGACCCTGGTAACCCTGATGACTGCTGTCAATGCCCTGGTCAAGTTTGTTGGTGAGGAAAGGGTTAACAGGTGGGGAGAGGCTGCCGGCAGATATACCATATTGAGGTATACAGTAATGCCTATTATGGCCATGTTCTTTTTAACCAACCCCATGGCTTATACCTTTGGAAGGTTCCTACCTGAAAAGTACAAGCCTGCATTCTATGATGCTGCAGTTTCTTTCTGTCACCCTATAACCGGTCTGTTTCCCCATGCCAATCCTGCTGAGCTCTTTGTCTACATGGGAATCGCCCAGGGGATACAGCAACTGGGGCTTTCTATAGGTGGCCTGGCCGTAAGATACTTTATAGTAGGCATAATAGTAATATTCATACGTGGTGTTGTGACAGAAAGACTTACTTTGAGGATGATGAGACAGCAAGGGATTGAAATATAG
- a CDS encoding transcriptional regulator GutM, translated as MWIKLLLVIGVVWLIQSILTYFQIKDYQRTSMELAKQGRLLIGAQRGYLSKGAILVMSIDEKFNISDCRLLNGITVMARFKKFESLIGKNIFDEECKDGLKGAVGRAFEKALSSLSLNKGECAYGEITQVDSRE; from the coding sequence ATGTGGATTAAATTGCTTTTGGTCATAGGAGTTGTATGGCTTATACAGTCTATTCTAACGTATTTTCAGATTAAAGACTATCAGAGGACAAGTATGGAACTGGCTAAACAAGGTAGACTCCTTATCGGAGCCCAGAGGGGCTATCTCTCAAAGGGAGCAATACTGGTAATGTCGATAGACGAGAAATTTAATATTTCTGATTGCAGGTTATTAAATGGAATTACAGTAATGGCCAGGTTCAAAAAGTTTGAATCCTTGATTGGCAAAAATATTTTTGATGAGGAGTGTAAAGACGGATTAAAGGGGGCTGTTGGCAGGGCCTTTGAAAAAGCGCTATCCAGTTTATCTCTCAATAAAGGAGAATGTGCTTATGGAGAAATTACCCAGGTTGACTCCAGGGAGTAA
- a CDS encoding sugar-binding transcriptional regulator, whose protein sequence is MEDNLRLLIKISTLYYGDNLTQDEISKKLNISRPAVSRLLKKAREEGIVEIKINSSYGYSNLEEALEKRFGLKEAIVIEYQNEEQGILKRELGKAAAALLMRIIKNKDIVGLSWGTTLASIPPFIKQKYTPDALFVPMVGGIGQVNYDVHSNNITTEFAKAFGGKWQLLHAPAFVDRMDVKKSILSDTNVKRVLDTAANADIAVVGIGAPIESSTMLASGYFGESEIKLLKEAGAIGDLCSRFFDRDGNPCDVDINDRVIGIPLHILKDINTVVGVAGGKEKVLSILGALKGGYIDIIVTDNLTAGELIKGVS, encoded by the coding sequence TTGGAGGACAACCTCAGACTACTTATTAAAATATCTACACTTTATTATGGCGATAATCTTACGCAGGATGAGATTTCTAAGAAGTTAAATATATCAAGGCCAGCGGTTTCCAGGTTGCTAAAAAAAGCAAGAGAAGAGGGGATCGTTGAGATTAAGATAAATAGCAGTTATGGCTATTCTAATCTGGAAGAAGCGCTTGAAAAACGCTTTGGTTTAAAAGAGGCAATTGTTATAGAATATCAAAATGAAGAACAGGGCATATTGAAAAGAGAGCTGGGCAAAGCAGCAGCAGCACTCCTGATGCGGATAATAAAGAATAAAGATATCGTTGGCCTGTCATGGGGGACAACGCTTGCATCAATTCCACCATTTATAAAGCAGAAATATACGCCTGATGCACTTTTTGTGCCTATGGTTGGAGGGATAGGTCAGGTGAACTATGATGTGCATAGCAATAATATTACAACAGAGTTTGCAAAAGCATTTGGGGGCAAATGGCAGCTCCTCCATGCGCCGGCTTTCGTGGATAGGATGGATGTCAAGAAAAGTATTCTGTCAGATACTAACGTTAAAAGAGTGCTGGACACAGCAGCTAATGCGGATATAGCTGTTGTGGGAATTGGTGCGCCTATAGAATCTTCGACAATGCTTGCCAGTGGGTATTTTGGCGAGAGTGAAATAAAACTTTTAAAGGAAGCAGGAGCAATAGGGGACCTCTGCTCAAGGTTCTTTGATAGAGATGGGAATCCGTGCGATGTGGATATAAATGACAGGGTTATTGGGATACCACTTCATATACTGAAGGATATTAATACAGTGGTGGGCGTGGCAGGTGGAAAGGAAAAGGTACTGTCAATTTTAGGGGCATTGAAGGGTGGATATATAGATATTATTGTTACAGATAATTTGACAGCCGGGGAATTAATAAAGGGGGTATCCTGA
- a CDS encoding sigma 54-interacting transcriptional regulator has translation MEQKLLELIKNEDKKNPMTDEELSAKLKMRRDEVTELRLKLNIPDSRERRKPYILTEMRKIINQNPSVSDRELTRILNVEGYNVSRTAVTKLRSLIDSEETVKPEKTASPNLDPFSSIIGYDGSLKMQVQQARAAVMYPPHGLHTLIVGPTGVGKSHLAEAMYRFALESGKFQKNAPFIVFNCADYADNPQLLLSQLFGHVKGAFTGADTNKDGLIERANGGILFLDEVHRLPPEGQEILFSILDYGRYRRLGEVDNLRSVDVLIIAATTQDIESSLLLTFRRRIPMVIEMPPLDVRPISERLQIIKSFLAKEATRIGKTLKLKPEPLTAMLLYDCPGNIGQLRSDIQVACAKAFIANLNSKHGDITIGLEDLPAHVRKGMLKKRIKEDQIGILNHELKFTPKDEVIDKLPKEEEYTLPDDIYLYIEDRYAELSNKGLEQNDINEIISGELQVRFQNFSNSFSRGYAINKQDLAQMVGEKMVHTVEEMLKVADAMGYKYKEGLIYCLAIHLAATVSRIKAGKTIVNPQMEKIKKEFEKELAISEEMSKIIEKEYEIHVPLEEIGYIALYLKMMSKNDSYEEPSIAVIIVTHGHVAKAMADVANGLMGVNHAVGIDMPLDRSPEEALEETLAAVKRMDEGKGALLLVDMGSLVTFGEIIMQRAGIPTRTIDRVDTVMAIEAVRKSLLPDITLEDLAESLSEPKHSTRYAKSDPFIVKDKAIVTLCLTGEGSAQTIERFICSSIPDIRDHYEVIPLGLTKEGNIGKIIGDLQRQYEIKAIIGTISPGEDYNIPFISLEEIINGNGIKYLKKILGIKSQDNPLSDLIKKELITIANEETTKASIVDEMVDMLKKHGYVNNDFLLDVYKRELMGATCMEEGCAIPHGLPQNVIKPCISVCVLKKPVKWLEGNEVKVVFLLALKEDNQEAFAALYKKIRSKGFIDRIFTADNVETIREVIIDD, from the coding sequence ATGGAACAAAAACTTTTAGAACTCATTAAAAATGAAGACAAGAAAAACCCTATGACCGATGAAGAACTGTCAGCAAAGTTAAAAATGAGGAGGGACGAGGTAACAGAGTTAAGATTAAAATTAAACATTCCAGACTCAAGAGAAAGAAGAAAGCCATATATCCTTACTGAAATGAGAAAGATTATAAATCAAAACCCTTCAGTATCCGACAGGGAATTAACAAGGATTCTAAATGTAGAAGGTTACAACGTTTCCCGTACAGCAGTGACAAAACTGCGGTCATTAATAGATTCAGAGGAAACGGTTAAACCCGAAAAAACAGCATCTCCAAATTTAGATCCTTTTTCATCAATAATCGGATATGATGGCAGTTTGAAAATGCAGGTGCAGCAGGCAAGGGCTGCTGTTATGTACCCGCCGCACGGGCTTCATACATTGATAGTAGGGCCAACAGGTGTAGGTAAAAGCCATCTGGCCGAAGCTATGTACAGATTTGCCTTAGAATCAGGCAAGTTTCAAAAAAATGCGCCCTTTATAGTATTCAATTGTGCCGACTATGCAGACAATCCACAGCTGTTACTATCACAGCTCTTTGGACATGTGAAGGGTGCTTTTACTGGTGCAGACACAAACAAGGATGGGCTTATAGAACGAGCTAACGGCGGCATATTATTTCTCGATGAGGTGCACAGGCTTCCACCCGAAGGTCAGGAAATATTGTTTTCTATATTGGATTACGGCAGATATCGCCGATTAGGTGAGGTTGATAATTTAAGGAGTGTTGACGTGCTTATAATAGCAGCCACGACGCAGGATATAGAGTCTTCCCTTCTTCTTACATTCAGAAGAAGGATACCAATGGTAATAGAGATGCCCCCACTGGATGTAAGGCCAATATCAGAGAGACTGCAGATTATAAAAAGTTTCCTGGCCAAGGAGGCCACAAGGATTGGTAAAACCCTCAAACTCAAACCGGAACCTTTAACAGCCATGCTCCTTTATGACTGTCCCGGTAACATAGGACAGCTTAGGAGCGATATACAGGTTGCCTGCGCCAAGGCCTTCATAGCGAACCTGAACTCAAAACACGGTGATATAACCATAGGGCTTGAGGACCTTCCGGCACATGTGAGAAAGGGTATGCTCAAAAAGCGCATTAAGGAAGATCAGATAGGCATCCTAAACCACGAACTGAAGTTTACGCCAAAAGACGAGGTGATAGACAAACTTCCTAAGGAAGAGGAGTATACACTCCCCGATGACATATACCTTTATATTGAGGACAGATATGCCGAATTGAGCAACAAAGGCTTGGAACAAAACGATATTAACGAGATAATATCGGGCGAGCTTCAGGTAAGATTTCAAAACTTTTCTAACAGCTTTTCCAGAGGGTATGCAATAAACAAACAGGACCTCGCCCAAATGGTTGGCGAAAAAATGGTCCATACAGTGGAAGAGATGTTAAAGGTAGCTGACGCTATGGGATACAAATACAAGGAGGGGCTTATCTATTGTCTTGCAATACACCTTGCGGCAACTGTATCCCGGATAAAAGCTGGCAAGACCATAGTAAACCCTCAGATGGAAAAGATAAAAAAAGAGTTTGAAAAGGAACTGGCAATATCAGAGGAAATGAGCAAGATAATTGAAAAAGAATATGAAATTCATGTGCCTCTTGAAGAGATTGGATATATAGCCCTTTACCTGAAGATGATGTCAAAGAATGACAGCTATGAAGAGCCATCCATAGCAGTAATAATTGTCACACACGGGCATGTAGCCAAAGCCATGGCCGACGTTGCTAACGGACTCATGGGTGTAAACCATGCTGTAGGCATAGACATGCCTCTCGACAGATCTCCTGAAGAAGCCTTGGAAGAAACATTAGCCGCAGTAAAACGCATGGATGAGGGCAAGGGAGCTTTGCTTCTTGTGGACATGGGTTCTCTCGTAACCTTTGGCGAGATAATTATGCAGAGGGCAGGAATCCCTACCCGGACTATAGACCGTGTTGATACTGTGATGGCTATAGAAGCTGTCCGTAAGTCTCTCCTTCCTGATATTACACTGGAAGACCTGGCCGAGTCATTGTCAGAGCCAAAACACAGCACAAGGTACGCAAAATCCGACCCCTTTATTGTAAAGGATAAAGCCATTGTAACCCTGTGTCTTACAGGTGAGGGCAGCGCCCAAACCATAGAGAGGTTTATATGCAGCTCTATCCCGGATATAAGGGATCATTATGAGGTTATACCCCTCGGTTTAACAAAGGAAGGTAATATCGGCAAAATAATAGGAGACCTTCAAAGGCAGTATGAAATTAAAGCTATTATAGGAACTATTTCTCCTGGGGAGGATTACAATATTCCTTTTATATCATTGGAAGAAATAATCAATGGGAATGGCATAAAATACTTGAAGAAAATATTAGGCATAAAGTCCCAAGATAATCCACTATCTGATTTAATAAAAAAAGAACTGATTACTATCGCCAATGAAGAAACAACAAAAGCATCAATAGTAGATGAAATGGTGGATATGCTGAAAAAACACGGATACGTAAACAATGACTTCTTACTTGATGTTTACAAACGGGAACTGATGGGCGCTACCTGCATGGAGGAGGGATGTGCCATACCTCACGGCTTACCTCAGAATGTAATTAAACCATGTATTTCCGTATGCGTCTTGAAAAAACCTGTAAAGTGGCTGGAAGGCAATGAGGTCAAAGTGGTTTTCCTTCTAGCGCTGAAAGAGGATAATCAAGAAGCTTTTGCAGCTTTATATAAAAAAATAAGATCCAAGGGTTTTATTGATAGAATATTCACGGCTGATAATGTAGAAACTATAAGGGAGGTAATCATTGATGATTAA
- a CDS encoding PTS sugar transporter subunit IIA → MIKDFIREDLILNPLVANSSDEALKIISDLLYSKKYVKDSFYTALIEREKHFPTGLLIDGINVAIPHTDCVHVINPCIGVGVLQKPINFKNMGNPTEDVAVDIIFVLALNEPHGQIELLRQLMTLFQDRELLESIKSAKNSTETYNVITSFESVI, encoded by the coding sequence ATGATTAAAGACTTCATTAGAGAGGACCTTATACTAAATCCACTGGTTGCGAATAGCTCCGATGAGGCATTGAAGATAATCTCTGATTTGCTATACAGTAAAAAATATGTAAAAGATAGTTTTTATACGGCCTTGATTGAAAGAGAAAAACATTTCCCTACTGGCCTTTTGATCGACGGCATTAATGTGGCAATCCCTCATACAGATTGCGTCCATGTAATAAATCCATGCATAGGTGTAGGTGTATTGCAAAAACCTATTAATTTCAAAAACATGGGCAATCCAACTGAGGATGTGGCAGTGGATATAATCTTTGTCCTTGCACTCAACGAGCCCCATGGGCAAATAGAACTGCTGCGGCAGTTGATGACTCTATTTCAAGACAGGGAACTTCTTGAATCAATAAAGTCCGCAAAAAACTCCACAGAGACATATAACGTCATTACCTCATTTGAATCTGTCATTTGA
- a CDS encoding PTS sugar transporter subunit IIB yields MNTKRIIVACGTGIATSTVVATKIEEAAKANGISVDIRQCKVTELDSMAGDADLIVTTTITQKKYPVPVINGLAFITGIGADKVLDEIIQKLKG; encoded by the coding sequence ATGAATACAAAAAGAATAATTGTAGCATGCGGTACAGGCATAGCTACATCAACCGTTGTTGCCACCAAGATTGAGGAGGCAGCAAAGGCAAACGGTATCAGTGTCGATATAAGACAGTGCAAGGTAACTGAACTGGACAGCATGGCCGGTGATGCAGACCTTATAGTCACCACAACAATTACACAAAAGAAGTACCCGGTACCTGTTATAAATGGCCTGGCCTTCATAACCGGCATAGGTGCAGATAAGGTACTTGACGAGATAATACAAAAATTAAAAGGTTAA
- a CDS encoding PTS galactitol transporter subunit IIC, which produces MSVINFILSLGASVMLPIIIFILGLVFGQKPGKAFRSALTIGIGFIGINLVIGLLTGNLGPAAQEMVQRMGIKLDVIDVGWPAASAIAFASRIGALIIPIGLLVNIIMLVTKTTKTVDVDFWNYWHFAFTGALIVAATGNMTLGIIGAIINVIIVLKIADWTAPLIQDFYQLPGISLPHGFSAAYVPIAIPLNKLIDHIPGLNKLDASTENIEKRFGIFGEPMVIGLILGIIIGFAAGYSIQQVLQLGMSMAGVMFLMPRMVKILMEGLIPLSESAREFMQKRFAGREFYIGLDSAVSIGHPAAISTALILVPVTILLALIIPGNRVLPFGDLATIPFMVAMIAPVTKGNVVRSVLIGSVVIGVGLLIATNVAPLHTTAAIDAAFKFPAGATTISSICDGANPLTWIILQVMKIFG; this is translated from the coding sequence ATGAGTGTAATCAATTTTATTCTAAGCCTCGGGGCAAGCGTTATGCTCCCAATAATAATCTTTATATTAGGGCTTGTATTTGGTCAAAAACCAGGAAAGGCATTTAGATCTGCCCTGACTATAGGTATTGGTTTCATCGGCATCAACCTTGTTATAGGACTTTTAACAGGTAACTTAGGCCCTGCAGCTCAGGAAATGGTCCAGCGTATGGGCATAAAGCTTGATGTCATTGACGTTGGTTGGCCCGCTGCTTCTGCAATAGCCTTTGCTTCTCGTATAGGTGCCCTTATAATTCCTATAGGTCTACTTGTAAACATTATTATGCTTGTCACTAAAACCACCAAAACTGTGGACGTAGACTTTTGGAACTACTGGCATTTCGCTTTCACAGGCGCCTTAATTGTAGCTGCCACCGGCAACATGACCCTGGGTATAATCGGAGCCATTATAAATGTTATCATTGTCTTAAAAATAGCAGACTGGACAGCTCCACTTATCCAGGACTTCTATCAGCTTCCGGGTATTTCACTGCCTCATGGTTTTTCAGCGGCCTATGTACCCATCGCCATCCCATTAAATAAATTGATAGATCATATACCAGGCCTAAACAAGCTGGATGCCAGCACAGAAAATATAGAAAAGCGCTTTGGTATATTCGGCGAACCCATGGTCATAGGGCTCATTCTTGGTATCATAATAGGTTTTGCCGCAGGCTACAGCATTCAGCAGGTGTTGCAGCTTGGTATGTCTATGGCAGGAGTTATGTTCCTGATGCCAAGAATGGTAAAAATCCTGATGGAGGGCCTCATACCTCTTTCAGAGTCTGCAAGGGAATTCATGCAGAAAAGATTTGCTGGCAGAGAATTCTACATTGGATTGGACTCTGCAGTATCTATAGGTCACCCTGCAGCCATATCCACTGCCCTAATCCTTGTACCTGTTACAATACTCCTGGCCTTAATAATACCGGGCAACAGGGTATTGCCTTTTGGCGACTTAGCTACTATACCATTCATGGTAGCAATGATCGCACCGGTAACCAAGGGAAATGTTGTAAGATCAGTTTTAATCGGCAGTGTGGTCATTGGTGTAGGCCTTTTAATAGCAACCAATGTCGCCCCTCTTCACACAACTGCAGCTATAGATGCGGCCTTTAAGTTCCCAGCAGGTGCGACCACGATTTCCAGCATTTGTGACGGTGCCAATCCGCTTACGTGGATAATCCTTCAGGTTATGAAGATATTTGGTTAA